Genomic window (Terriglobus sp. TAA 43):
GTACCCTCTTCGATGGCCTGGGCGGTGTTCTCGGCGGCCGCGGCATGGACCGCATGGTGGATGCGACCGGTCTGACTGGCCATTACGACATGACGCTCGACTTCCAGATCGACGAAGCGAACGCCCCGCAGACTACCAGCGATGGGGGCGCCCCGACCTTTACCGGCGCCCTGGAAAAACAACTTGGCCTACGCCTTAAGAAAGGCACAGGTCAGATTGAAGATCTGATTGTGGACCACATCGCCCAGCCCACAGCGGACTAACTTGTTATCTTTTCCGCCATACAAAACGGCCTTCTCATGAAGCTGTATACGTTCGAATGAGCGAATGCGATGTACACGCCCCAAGTGAAAATTATGGGTTCAGGAGGTCATTTCCCCGCTTCTTCCAAAGCAGCTAGTCGGCGACTTGTGTAATAGATCCTGCCAGCAAAAATTAAGAGGATCATTCCGACGAACACGGCCCACACAACCTTCGACTCGGTCGTCTGCAAATCGGCGCCGCGATAGCGTAGCCCGCCAAGAATCGCGGTCACAATAAGCAGGATCATAGCCTGTACCCGAAGCCGCTTTAACCGCGCCCGGCGTACCTGCTGCTCGCCCAAAGCATCTTCCACTCGAAGTATCGCCAAATTGAACCGATCAAATAGCACTTCTGCCCGCCTTTGTTTGCGAAAAGATTATGCCAGAATGGCGGCGCCCAGACCTTTACCGGCGCCCTGGAAAAACAACCTGACCTGCGCCTTAAGAAAGGCACAGGTCAAATCGAAGAGTTGATTGTGGACCACATCGCCCAGCCAACACCGGACTAGGCCAACCATCCCGTAGTCTGAAACTCATGGTCACCCCAGTCTTCCTTCAGGTAGCGCTCAACGGAGACTCCCCTCACCCCGCTGCTCCGCGTACTCCAGAAGCCATTGCAGAGGTGGCCCTTTCGGTCGTCCATGCCGGGGCCCATTCCGTCCACGTTCATGCCTACGACAGCGATGGGAAAGAGACACTTCACGGACACGAGTGCGGTCAGGTTCTTCGTGCGATTCGGAGACTGTGCCCTGACACTCCGATATCGCTCACAACGTCCGCTGCCATCGTCAGCAATCCTGCGGAACGTCTGCGGCTCATTCAGGATTGGGATGATTTGCCGGATCTGGTCTCAGCCAATCAGGGAGAGCCCGGCATCATTCCACTCTGTGAACACCTTCTGGGTCGCGGTGTCGGAATCGAAGCCGGTCTCCTGACGGAAAGCGATGCAGAAGCATTTGTTGCATCCGGTTTGGCAAGGCATTGTCGCTGCATCCTGATTGAGCCGCTCGATCTTGATCCACAAGTCGCCTTGCAACGAGCAGCCGCAATGGAGCGAATCGTGACCGATGCCGGTATCCAGCTTGAACAGCTCCACCACGGCTATGGAATGGCTTGCTGGGATGTGAATCGGCGGGCTCTACAACGCGGCCATAGCATCCGCACAGGGCTTGAGGATGTGATCACACTCCCAGATGGAAGCCCCGCTGCAAACAATGCTGATCTCACAACCGCGGCAGTTGAACTGATCCGCAACAGTGGCAGTCGTCTGCGCTAGCACTGCAGGTGCATATAGCGCGGAGCCTATACGTGTGCGTGCACCACGCTCTTCAATAGGTCCAGCACACGCTTTGCGACACCCGATCCATCTGTCTCGACATCGGCGAGTTTCAGGTGTTCGTAGAGATGGCCACCGGAATCCGGGCCGGAATACGCCATCGACCAACGACCGAAGTCCCGCTTTGCAATGTCGGCGGTCTCCAGCAGTACGTTGTGGCTGTTCCGGTTATCCTCACAGATCGTTGCGTAGAGAGTTTCCACGGCGAGACGTGGCCCTTCCAGCACCTGCGCAAACGCAAGGCCGTTGAACAGGAGAGCACCTGTAATGTTGTGCTTCTCGTTATTCCTGCGGGAACTCACAAGGATCTTTTCAATTTCTTCGGCAATCTGCTGCTCCGAGCCCTCGATCCGGTTACGGCTGCAATAGATAAGTCGGTACTCCATGGTTCTATTCTTCCCTCTGAAAGTTATGTGTCCAGACGACAAAGACCGCCAGCGACTGCCGGCGGTCTTTGTATGGAACCTACGCTTCGAGAGAGTTAGATAACTTCCGGAGCGAGCGAAACGATCTTCAGGAACTTCTTGTCGCGCAGTTCGCGGGCTACGGGTCCGAATACACGGGTTCCCACCGGCTCGCCTGCGTCGTTGATCACGACGGCTGCGTTCTGGTCAAAGCGGATGTAGGTACCGTCCTTGCGGCGCGCTTCCTTGCGGGTGCGCACGATCACGGCCTTCACAACCTTGCCCTTCTTCACGGTGCCGTCGGGCGAAGCTTCCTTCACCGCTGCCGTCACCACATCGCCCAGACCAGCCTTCTTACCGAGACCACCACCGAGAGGCAGGATGACCTGCAGACGGCGTGCGCCAGAGTTATCGGCTACGTCCAGAATCGTACGCATTTGTACGGACATTGCTTCTTCTCCTGACCTTCGAGGCTTCCAGAGCCTAAGGCCGGGGGCTATCTCGCCCCAGTCAAATCCACTAAATGGTCGCGGCCGCGGAGCGGATCGCTGAACGACATCTTCAACGATCGTCGCGCTGGACGCGTCATGCCCATAGTGTCACCGAACGATGCCGGCGACGGGCAAACTCTTATCTTACTTCGAAGCCGGAGTCGCTTCGCTCAGGCTCGAGCGGCGAACGATCTCTTCGAGGTTCCAGCGCTTCAGCTTGCTGGTGGGACGGGTCTCACGGATGCGGACCTGATCGCCAACGCGGGCTGAGTTCTGCTCGTCATGCGCGTAGAACTTCTTGTTCGACTTCACGATGCGCTTGTACTTGGGGTGCGCCTTGCGCATTTCCACCGAAACAACGATCGTCTTGTCCATCTTGGTCGAGGTCACCAGGCCGATCTTCTCGGTGCGGTGGCCAATCTTCTCTGCCGTAGCAGTAGTCGTAGCAGTCGTCTCAGCCATCGTTATGCCTTCTTCGCCTTACGGGTCTTCTTCGCGGGCGCAGCCGACTCCGTCGGAGCCACGGCCTGGCCAAGCTCACGCTGGCGCGCCACAGTCTTGATGCGCGCGATGTCTTTCTTCAGTTCGCGCAGCTTGTTCACGCCTGCGGCATCGCCCAGGCTCTTCTGGAAGCGAACGCGGAAGAGCTGCTCGCCCGCCTGGGCCTGCTGCTCCTTCAGTTCGCTGTCCGTAAATTCGCGGATCTTGTTCAGTTCCATTTCAATCTCTCATTCAGCGTCTGCATTCAGAGACGCTATGCAGTTACGCGGCTGCGGAAGCCTTGGGGTCAATCGCCTTGATGTTCGGACGCTGCACGAAAACGGTGCGGAGCGGAAGCTTGTTCGAAGCAAGGCGCATGGCCTCCTTCGCAATCTCAACCGGAACGCCTTCCATCTCAAACAGCAGCTTGCCGGGGCGAACCACTGCAACCCAGTGATCCAACGCACCCTTACCGGAACCCATTCGAACTTCAGCCGGCTTCTTGGTGATCGGCTTATCCGGGAAGATCCGGAGCCAAACCTTACCGCCACGCTTGATGTAACGGGTCATTGCGATACGGCTTGCTTCGATCTGACGATCGGTGATGTAGCCGCACTCCACAACCTTCAAACCGTAGTCGCCAAATGCAAGCTCGGAACCGCGCCATGCCTTACCGCGCATCTTGCCCTTTTGCTGTTTACGGTACTTAACCTTCTTGGGCTGCAACATAACTGCACTCTTTCCCGCTGCGGCCTTGGCGTCACTTAGTTAGATAAGTGGCCCAGTCTCCGCGCGCCTTCTGTTCTTGGTGTTACGCGGGGTTGATTGCTCAACCCCGCAATGTTTGGCGTTACTTAGAACGCACCCGTCGTCGTGACATTGTCACGGCGGCGCTTCTGCTCATAGATATCGCCGCGGTAGACCCAGGTCTTCACGCCGATGATGCCGTAGGTGGTCTTCGCTTCGGCAAAGCCGTAGTCGATGTCTGCGCGCAGCGTGTGCAGCGGCAGACGACCCTGCAGATACCACTCGGAACGTGCGATTTCGTTGCCGTTCAGACGGCCCGATACACGAACCTTGATACCCTTGCAGCCGAAACGCAGAGCCGAATCAACGCTCTTACGCATCGCGCGACGGAACGACACACGCTTCTCCAGCTGCAGAGCGATGTTCTCTGCGACCAGCTGCGCATCCAGCTCAGGCTTGTTGACTTCCAGAATGTCGATGAACACTTCGCGGTTCGTACGCTTCTGGATGTCTGCCTTCAGCTTGTCGATCTCAGCGCCCTTGCGGCCGATGATGATGCCCGGACGGGCGGTCTTGATGATGAGGCGCAGCTTGTTGCCCGGGCGCTCGATCTCAACGGACGAGACACCAGCGGCCTTCAGCTTTTCGCGCAGCTCAGCCTTGAGCTTCACGTCCTCAACCAGCAGCTTGTCGTAGTCACGCTCCACAAACCAGCGCGACTTCCACGGCTTGTTCACGCCGAGGCGGAAACCATACGGATGGACCTTCTGACCCATAACTTAATCCCTTCACTTCGCGTCCGGAGAACTTAGTTCCGAACTTACTCAGTACTTACTCGCCGCCTCAACTTCTCGGCGATGCCGGGCCGGCTTACAGCCCGGCCATAAATTTACGCAGTCGCGGCAGCCTTCTTGCTCGCGGCCTTCTTCGCCGGAGCCTTCTTGGCAGCAGCCTTCTTTGCCGGAGCAGCCTTCTTCTTGCCACCCTCCGCAGCCGCTACCGGAGCTTCAGCCTGCTTTGTTGCCTCAACAGACTTCTTCTCCGCCACCGTTACGATGATGTGAGCAAGGCGACGCTGATAGCGAAACGCACGGCCCATGGGGGCAGGGCGGATACGCTTCATACGCGGGCCTTCGTTAGCAACAGCCTGCTTCACGAACAGACGATCGATGTCCAGATCGAAGCCCTGTTCCTGGCTCAGGTAGTTTGCGTTCTGCACTGCGGAACGCAGCGCCTTCTCCACGATGGGAGCGATGCGCTTGCGGGTGAACATCAGGGTGTTCAGAGCGTTTTCCACGCTCTGGCCCTTGATCGTGTCCAGCACCAGCTTCGCCTTTTGCGGGCTGGTCCGCTGGAACCGCGCCTCGGCGCGGAACTCACGTACTGCACTCTTCTCGGCTGTCTTCGCCATAACTCTTCCTTATCGCGCTCCGGCAAAACCGGAGGCTGACGTAACTAAATCCCGACTTAACGACCCTTGGCGGTTTCAGCCTTGGCTGCGTGACCCTTGAAGGTACGCGTCGCGGCAAACTCACCCAGCTTGTGACCCACCATGTTCTCCGTCACGTAGACCGGGATGAACTTCTTGCCGTTGTGCACAGCAATGGTGTGACCGACGAACTCCGGGAAGATGGTGGAACGACGCGACCAAGTCTTAACGACTTCCTTCTTGTCCGCGGTGTTCAGCACCTCAACCTTCGTCATCAGGTGGGCGTCGATAAATGGGCCCTTCTTCGTAGAACGTGCCATATTTTCCTCTCGCTCCCTGACTTACTTGCTGCGGCGGTTCACGATGAACACATCGGTCCGCTTGTTGTTACGGGTCTTGTAGCCACGTGTCGGCTGTCCCCACGGCGTAACAGGATGACGTCCGCCTGAGGTCTTACCTTCACCACCACCGTGCGGGTGATCCACCGGGTTCATAGAAACACCACGGTTCGTCGGACGGATACCGCGCCAGCGGCTTGCACCGGCCTTACCGAGCGAGATGTTCTCATGATCCGTGTTGCCAACCTGGCCAACCGTTGCCATGCAATCCACCAGCACGCGGCGGGTTTCGCCGGAGGGCAGCTTCAGGAGAGCGTAATCGCCTTCCTTCGCAACCAACTGCGCGGACGAACCAGCAGAGCGAACCATCTGTGCACCCTTACCAGGACGCAGTTCCACATTGTGGACCGTCGTACCAGCAGGGATGTTGCGCAGCGGCAGAGCATTGCCAACCAGAATGTCGGCGTCGGGACCAGAGGTCACCGTCATGCCAACCTTCAGGCCAACCGGCTGAATGATGTAGCGCTTCTCACCGTCGCGGTAGCTGATCAGAGCAATACGCGAGGAGCGGTTCGGATCGTATTCGATCGTCGCAACGGTTCCGGGAACACCGAACTTGTCGCGCTTGAAATCGATAATACGAAGCTTCTTCTTGTGGCCACCACCGTGATGACGGATCGTCAGCTTACCGGTGGAGTTACGGCCGCCTGTGCGCTGCTTGGTTGCCAGCAGCGGCTTGTACGGCTGGTTCGTCGTGATGTCCGAGTTCACCAGCTTCGACTGGAAGCGCAGTGTCGGCGTAATCGGTCGGAATGTCTTAATCGGCATTTCCCTAACTTCCTTACCATCCGCATAGCTAGTCAGGCGCGCGGATTGGGGTTACTTCGTGTACTCAAGCCCTCAAGTTCACTTACTGCGCGAGATCCGCTGACTTGCAAACTCGCTGACTTGCTGGCCTGTTTCGCTCCTTAGAGCGAGTTGACATACTCCGGCATCTTCGAACCCGGAACCAGGCGAACGTATGCCTTCTTCCAGTCCGGCTTGAAACCGGTAAAGCGACCGCGGCGGCGCTCCTTGCCCAGGTAGTTGGCGGTACGAACCGCAGCAACCTTCACCTTGAACAGGTTCTCCACTGCATGCTTCACTTCATTCTTCGTCGCGCCAGCAGCAACCTCAAACACCAGAGTGCCTTCGGTCTCCTTGGCGATCATGCCCTTTTCCGTAATCAGCGGGCGGCGAATGGTGGTGTAAACAGTTGCCATTACGCAACCTCCTTCTTCGCAGCCAGCTTACGGCGCGACACATTCTTCTTCAGCGTCTCCTGCAGAGCCTCAATGGCATCCTGGGAGAAGATGGCGTGCTCGTAGCGCAGCAGATCGTAGGGGTGAACCTCCGAGCTCAGCACCAGCTCAACACCGTCAAGATTGCGCGAACCCAAGAACAGGTTGTCGGTCAGCTTCTGGCCACTTACGACCAGCAGAGCGGTCTTCTTGGCATCCAGCTTGTCCAGGGCCTGGCGGTAGAGCTTGGTCTTCGGCTCAGCAACATCCAGAGTGGAAACAACCGTCAGCTTGCCGTCCTGCAGCTTGGAAGCGAGAGCGGAGCTCAGAGCGCCGAGCAGCTTCTTCTTGGGGAAGGCGTACTCATACGAGCGGGGCTGGGGTCCGTGAACCGTACCACCGTGGCGCCAGATGGGCGAACGAACCGAACCCACACGGGCACGACCGGTTCCCTTCTGCTTCCACAGCTTCTTGCCGGAACCCGACACGAGCTTCTTGTTCTTGGTGGCGGCGGTTCCCTGACGGAGGGCAGCGCGGTAATGCTTCACCGACTCCCACAGCAGGGCCTCATTCACTTCGACGCCGAACACTTCGTCCGCAAGCTCAAGCTCGCTGACCTTGTTCCCGCCGAGATCGACTACGTTAATCTTTGCCATCTTGCTTCCTCTGGCCCTCGTTCTATTGCGAGCGCCCTAAGTTCAATTTGTCATCCTGCCGTCGACTTACTCATTTCGACCAAGTCCGCAGACGATGCGATGTACTTCACTTACAAAACTAAGCGGCAGAGCAACCAGAGATTGCTCTGCCGTCAGTCCTTACTTCTTCTTACCGGAAGCCTTCTTCGAAGCCTTCAACGGATCGACCGTACCGGAGCCGGCGAATCCACGACGCTCACGCGGCGGATTCTTCGACTTCGAGATCAAAATCACACCATCACGGGGTCCCGGAACTGCACCCTCAACCAAGAGGAGGTTGTCCTCAAGGTCGATGCCGCGGATACGCAGGTTGCGAACCGTGATCTGCGCGTCACCGTGGTGACCCGGCATACGCTGGCCCGGGAATACGCGCGAGGGGAACGACGATGCACCGATCGAACCCTGAATCTGGAACATGTGGCCGTGCGACTTGGGGCCACCGCCGAAGCCGTGGCGACGAACCACGCCCGCGAAACCGCGGCCCTTCGACTTACCAATGATGTCAACGAAACGCTCGCCGTCGAAGATGTCGACCAGAACGCGATCGCCAGCCTTCACAGCGCCTTCACCCTCGTTCTCACCCGTGGTGGACTCGATGCCCACTTCGCGGATCTCACGAACCGGCGGAGCATCGCTCTTCGCCAGGTGACCAGCCAGACCCTTGGTCAGCTTGGAGGCCTTCACGAACTCCACCAGACCGATCTGTGCGGCATCGTAGCCGTCAGTCTTCTGCGTCTTCACCTGGGTGACAACGCAGGGGCCAACCTTGATCACGGTGACCGGGTGCACAACACCGGCGTCGTCAAACACCTGGGTCATGCCAATCTTCTTGCCGAGCAAACCTGTTACTGCCATGTGATTCTCTCCTCATCATGCCCGCGCACGCAGCGGGGCACTGCCGGTGTATTGAATTTGGTGTTACTTGGTTACGGTCTTGATTTCCACGTCAACGCCAGCGGGCAGGTCGAGCTTCATCAGCGCGTCCACCGTCTGCTGCGTCGGTTCCAGGATGTCGATCAGCCGCTTATGCGTACGGATTTCGAACGCCTCACGCGACTTCTTGTCGACGTGCGGGGAACGGAGCACGCAGTACTTGTTCTTCATCGTGGGAAGGGGAATCGGACCCGCAACCTGTGCTCCGGTGCGCTTGGCGGTCTCAACGATCTCGCCGGTCGACGTGTCCAGGACACGATAGTCATACGCCTTCAGGCGAATGCGAATTCTCTGCTGTGCAGCCATGTGTTCGAACTCTCTTTACGCAAAGATCTACAACTGCGGCTGGCCTTCAGACCAACCTTTTGAGTGTAACCGAAGCACGACTCTTTTCCCACAGGAAAATGCGGTGAAACGGCAAAAATTTGTCAGGGACCACCGCGCCGGGACTCACTCGCCATCCCGAACCAGCCGCCAATACCGCAAGCGACCTTCACGCAGCAGACAATTGATCATAGCAGCATTTCTGCCAGAAATTAACCTGCCTTCAACGGCATTCAACAAAGAGAAAGGCATCTGCACCAATTCCAGTGCAGATGCCTTACTGGTTGGGTATTTCGCTATGCCTTGACGGTAAAGCGCAGCGTCGCGGCCTTCACCAGATCACCGTGCGAGATCACATCGCCACTGTGTGATTTGCCATCAACGGCAACGCCCGCACGGTATGGCTTCGTCGCGGGATCACCCGCAGCCTCAACCGTCAAGCTGCTTCCCTTCAAACCGCGACGAACTTCCGCCTTCTGCCACATGGGGGAACCCAGCATCCACTCCGGCTTGCCCGGGCACAGCGTGTATAACCCCAGCGATGCCAGCACGTACCACGCAGCCATTGCACCGGTGTCTTCGTCGCCGCAGAAGTTTTCGGGCG
Coding sequences:
- a CDS encoding 3-keto-5-aminohexanoate cleavage protein — protein: MVTPVFLQVALNGDSPHPAAPRTPEAIAEVALSVVHAGAHSVHVHAYDSDGKETLHGHECGQVLRAIRRLCPDTPISLTTSAAIVSNPAERLRLIQDWDDLPDLVSANQGEPGIIPLCEHLLGRGVGIEAGLLTESDAEAFVASGLARHCRCILIEPLDLDPQVALQRAAAMERIVTDAGIQLEQLHHGYGMACWDVNRRALQRGHSIRTGLEDVITLPDGSPAANNADLTTAAVELIRNSGSRLR
- a CDS encoding BLUF domain-containing protein, which translates into the protein MEYRLIYCSRNRIEGSEQQIAEEIEKILVSSRRNNEKHNITGALLFNGLAFAQVLEGPRLAVETLYATICEDNRNSHNVLLETADIAKRDFGRWSMAYSGPDSGGHLYEHLKLADVETDGSGVAKRVLDLLKSVVHAHV
- the rplN gene encoding 50S ribosomal protein L14, whose protein sequence is MSVQMRTILDVADNSGARRLQVILPLGGGLGKKAGLGDVVTAAVKEASPDGTVKKGKVVKAVIVRTRKEARRKDGTYIRFDQNAAVVINDAGEPVGTRVFGPVARELRDKKFLKIVSLAPEVI
- the rpsQ gene encoding 30S ribosomal protein S17, encoding MAETTATTTATAEKIGHRTEKIGLVTSTKMDKTIVVSVEMRKAHPKYKRIVKSNKKFYAHDEQNSARVGDQVRIRETRPTSKLKRWNLEEIVRRSSLSEATPASK
- the rpmC gene encoding 50S ribosomal protein L29, translating into MELNKIREFTDSELKEQQAQAGEQLFRVRFQKSLGDAAGVNKLRELKKDIARIKTVARQRELGQAVAPTESAAPAKKTRKAKKA
- the rplP gene encoding 50S ribosomal protein L16; the encoded protein is MLQPKKVKYRKQQKGKMRGKAWRGSELAFGDYGLKVVECGYITDRQIEASRIAMTRYIKRGGKVWLRIFPDKPITKKPAEVRMGSGKGALDHWVAVVRPGKLLFEMEGVPVEIAKEAMRLASNKLPLRTVFVQRPNIKAIDPKASAAA
- the rpsC gene encoding 30S ribosomal protein S3; this translates as MGQKVHPYGFRLGVNKPWKSRWFVERDYDKLLVEDVKLKAELREKLKAAGVSSVEIERPGNKLRLIIKTARPGIIIGRKGAEIDKLKADIQKRTNREVFIDILEVNKPELDAQLVAENIALQLEKRVSFRRAMRKSVDSALRFGCKGIKVRVSGRLNGNEIARSEWYLQGRLPLHTLRADIDYGFAEAKTTYGIIGVKTWVYRGDIYEQKRRRDNVTTTGAF
- the rplV gene encoding 50S ribosomal protein L22, with amino-acid sequence MAKTAEKSAVREFRAEARFQRTSPQKAKLVLDTIKGQSVENALNTLMFTRKRIAPIVEKALRSAVQNANYLSQEQGFDLDIDRLFVKQAVANEGPRMKRIRPAPMGRAFRYQRRLAHIIVTVAEKKSVEATKQAEAPVAAAEGGKKKAAPAKKAAAKKAPAKKAASKKAAATA
- the rpsS gene encoding 30S ribosomal protein S19, producing the protein MARSTKKGPFIDAHLMTKVEVLNTADKKEVVKTWSRRSTIFPEFVGHTIAVHNGKKFIPVYVTENMVGHKLGEFAATRTFKGHAAKAETAKGR
- the rplB gene encoding 50S ribosomal protein L2, with the translated sequence MPIKTFRPITPTLRFQSKLVNSDITTNQPYKPLLATKQRTGGRNSTGKLTIRHHGGGHKKKLRIIDFKRDKFGVPGTVATIEYDPNRSSRIALISYRDGEKRYIIQPVGLKVGMTVTSGPDADILVGNALPLRNIPAGTTVHNVELRPGKGAQMVRSAGSSAQLVAKEGDYALLKLPSGETRRVLVDCMATVGQVGNTDHENISLGKAGASRWRGIRPTNRGVSMNPVDHPHGGGEGKTSGGRHPVTPWGQPTRGYKTRNNKRTDVFIVNRRSK
- a CDS encoding 50S ribosomal protein L23 — its product is MATVYTTIRRPLITEKGMIAKETEGTLVFEVAAGATKNEVKHAVENLFKVKVAAVRTANYLGKERRRGRFTGFKPDWKKAYVRLVPGSKMPEYVNSL
- the rplD gene encoding 50S ribosomal protein L4, which encodes MAKINVVDLGGNKVSELELADEVFGVEVNEALLWESVKHYRAALRQGTAATKNKKLVSGSGKKLWKQKGTGRARVGSVRSPIWRHGGTVHGPQPRSYEYAFPKKKLLGALSSALASKLQDGKLTVVSTLDVAEPKTKLYRQALDKLDAKKTALLVVSGQKLTDNLFLGSRNLDGVELVLSSEVHPYDLLRYEHAIFSQDAIEALQETLKKNVSRRKLAAKKEVA
- the rplC gene encoding 50S ribosomal protein L3 — translated: MAVTGLLGKKIGMTQVFDDAGVVHPVTVIKVGPCVVTQVKTQKTDGYDAAQIGLVEFVKASKLTKGLAGHLAKSDAPPVREIREVGIESTTGENEGEGAVKAGDRVLVDIFDGERFVDIIGKSKGRGFAGVVRRHGFGGGPKSHGHMFQIQGSIGASSFPSRVFPGQRMPGHHGDAQITVRNLRIRGIDLEDNLLLVEGAVPGPRDGVILISKSKNPPRERRGFAGSGTVDPLKASKKASGKKK
- the rpsJ gene encoding 30S ribosomal protein S10, which gives rise to MAAQQRIRIRLKAYDYRVLDTSTGEIVETAKRTGAQVAGPIPLPTMKNKYCVLRSPHVDKKSREAFEIRTHKRLIDILEPTQQTVDALMKLDLPAGVDVEIKTVTK